Proteins encoded together in one Sinorhizobium sp. B11 window:
- a CDS encoding ABC transporter substrate-binding protein: MQKKSKALLGLASAFVMSSALPNLAKADQLTLCWAAWDPANALVELSKDFTAKTGTEMKFEFVPWTSYADRFLNELNSHGKLCDLIIGDSQWIGGSAENGHYVKLNDFFDKEGIKMDDFVPATVVGYSEWPKNTPNYWALPAMGDVVGWTYRKDWFERPELQKEFKEKYGRELAAPKTYDELKQIAEFFQKREIDGKTVYGASIYTERGSEGITMGVTNVLYDWGFQYDNPDKPYEMEGFVNSPDAVKGLEFYKALYDCCTPPGSSNVYMVESADAFKSGQVAMQMNFAFTWPGLYKDEKVGGDKIGFFPNPAEKKHFAQLGGQGISVVSYSDKKDAALQYIKWFAQPDVQAKWWQLGGYSCLKSVVNAPDFASSQPYAQAFLDSMAIVKDFWAEPSYATLLQDMQKRVHNYVVAGNGTAQEALDGLVKDWTEVFKDDGKI, encoded by the coding sequence ATGCAAAAGAAATCGAAAGCCCTTCTCGGGCTGGCCTCGGCATTTGTCATGTCGTCGGCGCTGCCCAATCTCGCAAAAGCCGATCAACTGACACTTTGCTGGGCGGCTTGGGACCCGGCCAACGCGCTTGTTGAGCTCTCGAAAGATTTCACCGCCAAAACCGGCACCGAAATGAAGTTCGAGTTCGTGCCGTGGACGAGTTATGCCGACCGTTTTCTCAACGAACTGAACTCTCACGGAAAGCTCTGCGACCTGATCATTGGCGACAGCCAGTGGATCGGCGGCTCGGCGGAAAACGGCCACTACGTCAAGCTTAACGACTTCTTCGACAAGGAAGGCATCAAGATGGATGACTTCGTGCCGGCGACGGTGGTTGGCTATTCGGAATGGCCGAAGAATACGCCGAACTACTGGGCGCTGCCCGCCATGGGCGATGTCGTAGGCTGGACCTATCGCAAGGACTGGTTCGAGCGGCCTGAATTGCAGAAAGAATTCAAGGAAAAATACGGACGGGAGCTCGCAGCGCCCAAGACCTACGACGAACTGAAACAGATCGCCGAGTTCTTCCAGAAGCGCGAAATCGACGGGAAGACCGTCTACGGTGCTTCGATCTATACCGAGCGCGGCTCCGAAGGCATCACGATGGGCGTGACCAACGTGCTGTATGACTGGGGCTTCCAGTACGACAACCCTGACAAGCCATATGAGATGGAAGGTTTCGTCAATTCTCCCGATGCGGTGAAGGGACTGGAATTCTATAAGGCGCTCTATGATTGCTGCACTCCGCCCGGCAGCTCCAACGTCTACATGGTCGAATCTGCCGATGCTTTCAAATCCGGCCAGGTCGCCATGCAGATGAATTTCGCCTTCACCTGGCCTGGCCTCTACAAGGACGAGAAGGTGGGTGGCGACAAGATTGGCTTCTTCCCCAATCCGGCTGAAAAGAAGCACTTCGCTCAGCTCGGCGGACAGGGCATTTCGGTTGTTTCCTATTCCGACAAGAAGGACGCCGCCCTGCAATATATCAAATGGTTCGCCCAGCCGGATGTGCAGGCAAAATGGTGGCAGCTCGGCGGTTATTCCTGCCTGAAATCGGTGGTGAACGCTCCTGACTTTGCGTCCAGTCAGCCCTATGCCCAGGCATTCCTGGACTCGATGGCGATCGTGAAGGATTTTTGGGCCGAGCCAAGCTACGCGACCCTTCTACAGGACATGCAGAAGCGCGTTCATAACTATGTGGTGGCCGGCAACGGCACCGCGCAAGAGGCGCTTGATGGACTGGTGAAGGACTGGACCGAAGTCTTCAAGGACGACGGCAAGATCTAG
- the mug gene encoding G/U mismatch-specific DNA glycosylase — protein sequence MDHSGDMQQAAAGLSDILGPGLSVVFCGLNPALTAVRDGHNFSSPSNRFWRVLHLSGFTSRLLRADEERELLQYGCGITAAVSRATKSASELRLDDYKRAAPLLEAKIAKFAPANLAFLGKAAFAAISARADCDWGRQSEVFAGANTWVLPNPSGLNRAFGLDRLTAYYRDLKAEIQPRIG from the coding sequence ATGGATCACAGCGGGGATATGCAACAGGCGGCGGCCGGTCTTTCGGACATACTCGGCCCTGGTCTGTCGGTTGTCTTTTGTGGCTTGAACCCCGCGCTCACAGCAGTCCGGGACGGCCACAATTTCTCCTCTCCCAGCAACCGCTTCTGGAGGGTGCTGCACCTTTCCGGCTTTACGTCGCGCCTCCTGCGCGCCGATGAAGAGCGAGAGTTGCTCCAGTATGGATGCGGCATCACTGCCGCTGTCTCGCGGGCCACGAAGAGCGCCAGCGAATTGAGGCTGGACGATTATAAAAGGGCAGCACCGCTGCTCGAAGCGAAGATAGCCAAGTTCGCGCCGGCCAATCTGGCCTTTCTCGGCAAGGCTGCCTTTGCGGCGATCAGCGCGCGGGCGGACTGCGACTGGGGAAGACAGAGCGAGGTGTTCGCCGGCGCTAACACCTGGGTTCTACCGAACCCCAGCGGGCTCAACAGAGCTTTCGGTCTCGATCGGCTGACTGCCTATTACCGCGATCTGAAAGCCGAAATCCAGCCACGCATCGGTTGA
- a CDS encoding aldehyde dehydrogenase family protein — MSATLKVYQAFDRAIIAEVPVDDAAALDRKLDIAAKAFADRDGWMPAHQRMAVLRRASELLRDNKDRFSMMIAREGGKPLTDAIIEVTRAIDGLINAADEIRNFGGKEIPMGLTAASLNRLAFTTKEPLGVVAAISAFNHPLNLIVHQIAPAIAVGCPVIVKPAATTPISCVEIVKLLWEAGLDERWCQSFVTDDNVLAESFATDPRVAFLSFIGSAKVGWYLKSKLPPGTRCALEHGGAAPVIVDRSADAGAVVNPIVKGGYYHAGQVCVSVQRIFVHDDILEPFTEKLAAAVAALRVGDPTLKQTEMGPLILPRETERVSNWIREAVDAGAKQLGGGRLSETTLLPSVLLNPPADAKVSQLEVFGPLTCVYGYRNLDNAIESANSLPYAFQASVFSSDIAVALRAAKRLDAAAVLVNDHTAFRTDWMPFAGRRQSGYGIGGIPWTMQEMADDKMVVFNGVS, encoded by the coding sequence ATGTCGGCTACCCTGAAGGTTTATCAGGCGTTTGATCGAGCGATCATCGCCGAGGTGCCGGTCGATGACGCCGCCGCACTTGATCGCAAGCTGGATATTGCGGCGAAAGCCTTTGCCGATCGCGACGGGTGGATGCCTGCGCATCAGCGCATGGCTGTCCTGAGAAGGGCGTCGGAACTGCTGCGCGACAACAAGGACCGTTTCTCCATGATGATTGCGCGGGAAGGCGGCAAGCCGCTGACGGACGCCATCATCGAAGTCACGCGAGCGATCGACGGGCTGATCAATGCCGCCGATGAGATCCGCAACTTCGGCGGCAAGGAAATCCCGATGGGGTTGACTGCAGCGAGCCTGAACCGCTTGGCCTTCACGACGAAAGAGCCTCTCGGTGTTGTCGCGGCGATCTCGGCGTTCAATCATCCCCTCAATCTCATCGTTCATCAAATTGCGCCGGCCATTGCCGTCGGATGCCCAGTCATCGTAAAGCCTGCGGCAACGACACCCATCTCGTGTGTCGAAATCGTGAAGCTGCTTTGGGAAGCCGGTCTGGACGAACGCTGGTGCCAGAGCTTCGTCACCGATGACAATGTGCTTGCTGAATCCTTCGCGACCGATCCCCGCGTCGCGTTTTTAAGCTTCATCGGATCTGCGAAAGTCGGCTGGTATCTCAAGAGCAAGCTGCCGCCCGGCACGCGATGCGCGCTTGAACATGGCGGTGCCGCACCGGTTATCGTTGATCGAAGTGCGGATGCGGGCGCAGTCGTCAATCCCATCGTCAAAGGCGGCTACTATCATGCTGGCCAGGTCTGTGTCTCGGTCCAGCGGATATTCGTGCACGACGATATTCTGGAGCCGTTCACCGAGAAACTTGCTGCCGCGGTCGCAGCCCTTCGGGTTGGCGATCCAACCCTCAAGCAAACCGAAATGGGGCCGCTGATCCTGCCCCGCGAAACGGAGCGAGTATCGAACTGGATCCGGGAAGCCGTCGATGCAGGAGCAAAACAGCTCGGAGGCGGCCGTCTGTCGGAAACGACGCTTTTGCCCTCGGTCCTGCTCAATCCGCCTGCGGACGCAAAAGTTTCGCAACTCGAAGTCTTCGGCCCACTGACCTGCGTCTACGGTTACCGGAATCTCGACAATGCGATTGAGAGTGCCAATTCGCTGCCATATGCGTTTCAGGCGAGCGTATTTTCCTCCGATATCGCCGTCGCGCTCCGTGCGGCGAAACGTCTGGATGCCGCGGCCGTTCTCGTCAACGACCATACTGCGTTCAGGACGGACTGGATGCCGTTTGCAGGTCGCCGTCAGTCCGGTTACGGCATCGGCGGTATCCCTTGGACAATGCAGGAGATGGCCGATGACAAGATGGTCGTATTCAATGGAGTAAGCTAG
- a CDS encoding acetolactate synthase large subunit, translated as MTKGSDLLIAALENEGVERIFGIPGEENLDVVESIRKSSIQLVLTRHEQAAAFMAATYGRLTGKPGVCLTTLGPGALNLSTGAAYALLGAMPMVMITGQKGILSSRQARFQIVDVIASMKPLTKLTRQIVSPQMIPTLVREAFRIAQEERPGPVHLELPEDIAAEECEDVALVAPHQLELPTASDAALDRAAELIASAKRPLLMFGAAASRPRSTSDIAQFVIRTRIPYFTTQMGKGTVPGGTELYMGTAALSERDYVHEAIEQADLIVTIGHDTIEKPPFIMGKGGPKVVHVGYQPATVEQVYFPQAEVIGDMGPSLKALADRLEGKLPNAQALLHLRERILDRIADRATEGRFTPQRLVHDIREVMPHDGILALDNGMYKIWFARNYRTRMANTLLLDNALATMGAGLPSAMVASMLYPERRVMAICGDGGFMMNSQELETAVRLKLNLVVLVIEDDAYGMIRWKQAVDEFPDFGMTFGNPDFVKYAESYGANGTRVDDIGQFKQVLEDAFRGGGVHLVNVPVDYSENERVLVKELRERLPTILEA; from the coding sequence ATGACCAAAGGCTCGGATCTCCTTATTGCGGCTCTTGAGAATGAAGGCGTGGAGCGTATCTTCGGCATTCCCGGCGAGGAAAACCTCGACGTCGTCGAATCCATCCGCAAATCCTCAATCCAGCTCGTGCTCACCCGACACGAGCAGGCAGCTGCGTTCATGGCAGCGACGTACGGACGGCTGACGGGCAAGCCTGGCGTATGCCTTACGACGCTTGGTCCGGGAGCGCTTAACCTGTCGACAGGAGCGGCCTATGCTCTTCTCGGCGCGATGCCGATGGTGATGATCACCGGCCAGAAAGGTATTCTTTCATCGCGGCAGGCTCGCTTCCAGATCGTCGACGTCATCGCATCGATGAAGCCGCTGACCAAGCTCACGCGTCAGATCGTCTCGCCGCAGATGATCCCGACTCTCGTGAGGGAGGCATTCAGGATCGCGCAGGAGGAACGGCCTGGTCCAGTTCATCTCGAACTGCCTGAAGACATCGCGGCAGAAGAGTGCGAAGATGTCGCGCTGGTGGCGCCGCATCAGCTTGAACTGCCGACTGCAAGTGACGCTGCGCTTGATCGCGCCGCTGAGCTGATTGCATCAGCCAAGCGTCCATTGCTCATGTTTGGAGCAGCAGCCTCGCGCCCTCGCTCCACGTCGGACATTGCCCAGTTCGTTATTCGAACGCGCATCCCCTATTTCACGACCCAGATGGGGAAGGGAACGGTTCCGGGCGGAACCGAGCTCTATATGGGCACAGCGGCCCTCTCGGAGCGCGACTATGTCCACGAGGCCATCGAGCAGGCAGACCTGATCGTCACGATCGGTCATGACACGATCGAAAAACCGCCGTTCATCATGGGTAAGGGCGGACCGAAAGTCGTCCATGTCGGATATCAGCCCGCGACAGTCGAGCAGGTCTATTTTCCTCAAGCCGAGGTCATCGGGGACATGGGGCCTTCACTGAAGGCGCTCGCCGATCGCCTGGAAGGCAAGCTGCCGAACGCGCAGGCACTTCTTCACCTGAGGGAGCGAATTCTGGACCGCATTGCAGACCGGGCGACCGAAGGACGATTTACACCCCAGAGGCTTGTCCACGACATCCGGGAGGTCATGCCCCATGATGGCATTCTCGCTCTCGACAATGGCATGTACAAGATATGGTTCGCTCGCAACTATCGCACCAGGATGGCGAACACGCTGCTTCTCGACAACGCGCTCGCGACGATGGGAGCTGGCCTTCCGTCGGCAATGGTCGCTTCGATGCTCTACCCGGAACGACGGGTCATGGCGATCTGCGGCGACGGCGGCTTCATGATGAATTCGCAAGAGCTGGAGACTGCCGTGCGGCTCAAACTGAACCTTGTCGTTCTCGTCATCGAGGACGATGCCTACGGGATGATCCGTTGGAAGCAGGCCGTGGACGAATTTCCGGACTTCGGAATGACGTTTGGCAATCCCGACTTCGTCAAATATGCAGAATCCTATGGCGCCAACGGTACCAGGGTCGACGATATCGGTCAGTTCAAACAGGTTCTCGAGGATGCGTTTAGGGGTGGGGGCGTGCATCTGGTCAATGTCCCCGTCGACTATTCCGAGAATGAACGTGTGCTGGTGAAGGAGCTGCGCGAACGGCTCCCGACAATTCTGGAGGCATGA